The DNA segment AGCccagaaaggaaatgagctaCCAAGGCACCAAAAGGCATAGGGGAAACTTACACGCACTTTGCTAAACAAAAGAAGACACCCTGAAAAGGCTACGTGTTGTGGGTTTCCAATCTATGACATCTGGAAAGGgtaaaactgtggagacagtaaaaagatcagtggttgcctgcgGTGCGGAGGGAGGGGTGAATGCGCAGAGCAGagaggattggggggggggggcagtgaaaatactctggtactataatgatggatacatgtcattaccCATTTGTCCAAACGTACAGAATATACAACCCTGAGTGAGAACCACAATCTAAACCAGGAACTTCGGACAATAACGATGTGCTAATGCGCGTTCATGAGCTGGAAGGAGGCACCTCCCTGGAGGAGGATGTtgataagcaggggagggggctgggcgtgcatggggtggggtgggcaggggtatacaggaactctctgtaccttctgttCACTTCTGCTGTGAACCCAAAACCGccggaaaaagaaagaaaaagaagccagagcGGCACGCTGATGTTAACCGGCCGGCCTCCCCATGCTTTTATTGCTTCTCTGAGTTGAGGAAGAGGATAGCGCTGCTCTTCCGCGAGGGCCacctggtggggggaggcggggatgACGAATGGAAGGCAGGAGACGTTGTCTGGCTGGGTGTCACGTgcccagggctcctgggggggggggggggggggagggggcctcaGACCCTGCTGGGCTTCTTGGGGTCCTTGCTCTTGGCCGGCATGAAGGCGTAGAGCTCCTCGATGAGCATCTCCATCCGGGCGGTGACCTCGGTCACCGTGTCGATGACCAGCTTCTGCTGCAGCTTCAGCGTTTTGTTCTCCCACAGGGCCTTGTTCTCCTCCTGGAAGACGCGGTGCTCCTCGCGCAGCGCGTGCAGGGCCCTGTTCTCCTCCCGCAGCAGCCGGTTCTCCTCGCGGAGGACCTGCAGGTTCTGGTTCTCCTCCCGCAGGGCCTGCAGCGCCTGGTGCATCTCCCTCAGCAGCTCCAGGGACTGGCTCCCGTCAGCCAGGCCGGGGCCGGCCTTGCTCTCCTCGTCCCCGGAAGACCCGGACAGGTTGCTGACCATCTGGCGCAGGACGCGGAGGGTCTTGGAGTCGTCCTGGGGGGGCGAGGGCCCCTTCGACTCCTCGAAAGCGGAGGAGAGGCCTGTGCCCTGGTCCGGCAGCAGCCCGGGGCCGTGGAGCTCCTCGTGCGCCGAGGGGACCGCCGTGCTTTCCTCCCCGGGGCCCGCCTTCTCCTCCGCCGGGCCCCAGTAGGCCTTCCTCTGCTCCAGCCGCTGTCGCAGGGCCCTGTTCTCCTCCCTGAGGAGCTGCAGGCTGCTGTCCTCCTGGAGGCGGTGCATCTGCAAGGCCGCGTCCTTCGCCACCTCCAGGGCCGCGCTGTCCTTGTGCAGCAGCGGCGAGGCGGCCCTGCTCTCCTCCCGGCCCAGCGTGGCCTTGCGCTCCTCCCAGAAGACCTGCAGGATCCTGTTCTCCTTGCGGAGGGTCCTGTTCTCCTCGCGCAGCGCCTTGTTCTCCTCGCGCAGCGCCTTGTTCTCCTCCTGCAGCAGGTACTCCTTGGCGAGCCGCTTGTGGTGCAGCTTGTGGTGGAAAGAGGACGACGGAGAGAAGTACAGTTCTCTGTACAGGCGGCAGTTTTCGTTCACCCAGCGCCCGTCCTGGAAGACGAACATCTCGTCGCTGAGCTGCACTCGCGGAGGGTTGTAATCCAGCTCGAGGTCCGCCTGCGAGGTGGGGCGCTCCATGGGGTCCAAGGGCACGGAGGAGAAGCGATTCAGCGGGTAGGAGTGCTGGCTGGTCACTCTGCGGCTCAGCCTGGGCAGGGCGGCCTGCCTGGCGCAGCGCGGGCTGGGGTACAGGTTGTGGAGCCTCAGGAAAGGCTCGGCTGTGCCCCTCTGCGGGAGAGAGCGGGGAAGCCGAGAGTTAGTGAAGGAGCCGACGAGCCCGAGGCTGCTGGCCAGGTGAGAGGCCGGCTTACCCCCACGAGACACTCCGTCTGATAGTCCGGCCGGGCCACGGCGGACACGTTTGCATTTGGCTTCGCGGAGGCCTCGCAAGGAAATACAGCCGACCCCCTACTTGCAGCCGTTCTGGTCTGGAAAGTGACCGCGAACGCTGGATTCACGAGGGCCAGACCTTCGCCCCGGGTAGAAACGCAGGGTTCGGTTCCTGCCCGCCTCTAGTCACAGTTTTGTCAACCAACCGAGACATAACCTTGTATTTATGTGTATTACTGTTGAGAGACATCTTCTCTAGTATATGCACTATTGACTCGTTAACATTGAACTTTCAGCCAACAGCGCTGTCACTCATGCCAGAGCAAAGCTTATCTAACCCATGTTCTCTCTGTCAGGCACATCACACCTTCTTTCATTAAGGGGCACTGGACAGCCCTTGGGCAATGTGCTACGGGGCCATTTGAACTGTGCAATCATCCTCTACCCCCCCAAAGAGCACGAAAATGTCAAGAATGTGGCCCTAAATAAACTGTGAAAAGGGCACTATTTTACAGtgtgagagctgaaacaagaaggctccttgggggcgcctcggtggctcagtcggttgagcctccgacttcggctcaggtcatgatctcacggtctgtgagttccagccccgcgtcaggctctgtgcccacggctcagagcctggagcctgtttgggattctgtgtctccctctctccctgaccctacCCCAttcgggctctgtctctgtctcaaaaaaaataaataaacgttaaaaaaaaacttaaaaaaaaaaaaaaaagaagaagaaggttcCTTAGCTAGAATGTGTGTATCAGGTGACTTTAATTTTTTGCATTCTGTACATGTCTAAATGACCACCAAAGCGCCACAGGTATTGATTTGCTGGTTACAAACTTCAGCGAGTGGGCACATACACAAATAGAGAATCCATGAATAATGACCGTCACACGTATGTTGTGTAGGTGGAAGGGCATTCACTTGAAGTGCACCTGATATTTGGGTCCCCAGCCCCACGATTTGATCAGTGACAAGGATATGGCAAGTTCAGTTTCAGTTTCCACATTTTCAAGTTGGGGTAACTACATCTACTGCCTTTCCTCAGAGAGGTATTTTTAGGATTAAAAGAGAGAACGTGTGAAACCATTAACCGTGGGCTCTGGCACACTTCTGTCCCCTTAGTGGAGGAACACACGCTCTTCTCAGTCGCCCCCAGCTGCAGGTATGTCCCCACAATTGGCGTGGGCAAAGGGGCACCATGAATCACCCCGACAGACGCCCAAATCGTTACGTCCAAAACAGTGGTGCGGTCCACCAGCCGAGCCTTCTCCCTTGTCCCACCGAGGCTCGCCCTCCACTCTTAGCCACCCTGAGTCTATCCTTCCAGCCCTTTAACATCCGCTGACACAGTGTTAGGCTCAAAGCAGAGCCCAGATGGTAATTTTGGAAGAGAGGGGCACCATCACAGACCCATCACTGAGCAGTGAGAGTTCAATATGTGGTAACGAAGACAGCAAGGGACACCAAGGAATTCCCAAGGAGCGATTCATGCTGGTGGCCCACACACCTCAAGACCATCATGTCACAAAGGGGATCAGAGCCACAGAGCTTAAGTCCGATAATTGCACTTGCCAGTGTAGAATAATCGTCGGAGTGTGTCTTAAGTGCAGATTTCTGAGCTCCCTACTTGTAAGACTGATGCACTCAGTATGGGATATGGTCCAGGAAGCTCCATGTCTAACCAGCTCCCTCGAGGGATGCCAGCTGCGGGCACTcgggacagctcggagccaggtaGGACGTGTCATTTGCCCAGGTGGGGGTTACACCAGGGTTAAAGGCCAACGTGCTAAGATTGGGGATCACAAGCATTCTCATCCTGGTTCTGTCACTGATGGGCGCTGTGAAATTGGAgatcacttgcaccctctctgaGATCCAGATTTTTTACTAGTAAAAAGGACTCAGACTCCCTGACCCCCTAGGCACCTTCCAACATATAAAGTCAGCTAAATGTGcctgtaaagtggaaataaaagcaCATGCCCTGTTTGGGTCACCACCCCGCTGTGAGATAACAATTGCAGACGTGTTTTTGAATGAGATAACAATTGCAGACGTGTTGAAACTGCTGAGCACCACAGAAATGTAAGGTGTTATCGACAAGAGTAGGTTTTGCTAATGACAGAATTCTGAGGTGTATTCAAAAAGTGGTGAACAGGTGGAATGTGTCCTGGAGAAGAGGTAACAATTGcagcaatgaattaaaaaaaaaaaaaaaaaaatcacgataGCTACTTCTAAAGACACCCAAAGCATTTCACCTTAGTACATTGCAATGCTCTCCAAATATCAAGTCCTCATTTCTCAGGCTATTTTCACAATTTTACAGATAGAGAAGATAGAAAACAAGTCAGGTTATCTGCATTATGTCTTCGGGCGTAGAGAGAAATATAATTTGCACGGTGTATAATGTTGGCTGGAATTCTTCAAGACCCAGAGAGCTAGATAAATAGAAGGCACAGTTCTATGCCATTAACTTTGCAATAAGCACATGTCATTAACTTTGTAAGGATGTGCTTAATCTTCTAGATAGTGAGGGTGCAGGGACATTCTGCAATCAGAACcttatttcctttaaagaaatcCAGCCTCCGTGGTTTTCGTATTTCCCAACTGGGAAAGCACAGTCGCTCTTGTGGCCGAAGCTGAGACCAGAATGAACTTCACCGTGGGCAGTACGGCCCGTTTCCTTGTCGGTTTAAGGTCCCTTGACCCTAGATTTCTGGGACGATTGGCCACCGTCACTAAGGAATGGATCTTGAGAGGTCCTCTCCAGCCAACGGGGGCCTCCATCACAGCAGGATCCTGTTCTAGGACACATTATTACGGGAATTGTGGTTGTAGTCAACAGCGTATATCCCAGtcttgagaagaaaacaaacactgaGCTCCAGTTTTGTGTTAGGCCCTGAGCTGAGCATTCTGCCCACCGAATTAACTTCACCCTCGCAACACTGACTTACTAAAGTGTTGTCGtaattgccattttacagatggaggagTAAACTCAAGACTCTAAGTTAAATGAACGGGGCCGGTTTACCCACGAGGTCACAAATCCAGTCCTGGCTGCCCGAACGTGTATgggtgaaacacacacacataggaaaTCGCCAAGGATTTATCAAAGCACTGGCAGTAGTTACGGGGGTGAAGATCGTTTTTttgttaacttctttttttttttaatttttttaccgtttttatttattttttgagagagagagagagagacagaacgcgagcgggggaggggcagagagagagggagggagtcacagaatcggaagcaggctccaggctctgagctgtcagcacagagcccgacgcggggctcaaacccacaggccgtgagatcatgaccggagccgaagtcggtcgttcaaccgacggagccagccaggcgcccctgttaacttcttattatggaaaatttcaaacatatacaaaaagagAAGAGCCCGATAAATGTCCAcatacccctcccccagcctcacaAGGCCAGGCCACACTTGTTTCATCTGTACGTCCACCCAACTTCacaaccacccccaccccgccactgggttattttaaagcaaagtgtAGACATCCTGTTATTTTACCTATAAATACGTGAATGTGCGTCTTTTTAACAAACCATCAATACCATTATTATCCCTTTAAAATTtaatactgggggcgcctgggtggcccagttggttaagcgtctgactcctgatttcagcttcatgatctctcagttcatgaggtcgagccccacattgggctctgcaccaacagtgaggaggcttcttgggattctctctctctctctttctctctctgtccctcctctgcttgtgctgtctctcgctctctctcaaaaataaatagatgtttcaAATACAATACATTTAACACTAATCACTTAATATCAGCAAATACTGAGTCAGGGTTCAGATGCCCCcagttgtctttattttctgatcGGTTTCAATCAGAGATACGCGTCTTCATCCAACCAAACGCCCGAAAAGGAATCACTAGCCCTTTATCCTGTTTATCACTGTTCAGAGTATCCATGATGGTTGTTAAATCATCATATCCAGCCTTTATTCTGCCTGGGCTCCCCCAGGAACGTCTGACTGCTCCCTCAGCAGAAATGCACTAAATAAAACCTTAATGTGTAGGTGGTGGATCCCTAGCTGTGAACAGTCTGGATATTTGGGCCCTTATCCCTGTGCATGCCATCAGGTGCCTCTTACCCTCTGACCTTGGTTTTCACATCTGTACAACGGGGATCAGTGACATCACCTCTTGGTCTAACTTTCCCTGGCCCAGTGATGGATCCGTGTTTGTAATGGGCACCGCCATAGCCCCAGCTGTCCTTTTTACCAACCAACCTTAACATCTTGTCCCCTCCTTTAAATGGCCAGCGCTTCCCACGCAGACCTTGTGCCTTCTCTGTTACACGCCCGCAGCACCCGATCCAGAAAATGTTGATAGACTAATAGGTCCCCATGACTTCCTTCCCCAGGAAACCAAATCCTCCTCTCATGACTGAGTCCTGTATCTTCCCTCCTATTCCCAGACAGAATCAAGGAGGAGGTCAAGGCCAGTGTTGCCTCATGGCCTGCTGTCTTAGATACAACACAAAAACGTTTAACAACGTTTAAtagtcatgtatttattttaatggctaTTGGAAGAACATACCTATTTTATCAAGCTCACAATCCTATGGATAGTACTAAGATGAGGCTAAAGCAAGTCAGCACCTTCCCCTGCAAGTAAGAAGATTTGAGGAAAAATACCAAATAGGCAGGCATTTCAGAGACGCCAAGAACCCCGATTAAACTTTGAGAAAACGTTAAGACCAAACAAATTCTTTCTTCCGCAATTCCAGTCAGACCTAGCTGGATTTGGTCCGTAAAGAAAGGCTCCCTCTTGGCCTTATGAAAACAAGGTCACCTCGCCCTAAATATATTTCTACTCTGAATGTTCTTGTAACAATTCTTCATCCACATTTATGTTGATTAATCAGCTAACATTAATCGGGCATCTAGTCTCAGACCCCACCCGCCTCCAAGGAACTTCCAGTCAGTTTGAAAATTCAGTGAATGGTACCAACTATCGCTGGGTGCAAATGAGGGCAGTCAAAGAGGAGCATACGTTAATGCAGGCTGTAAGATGTGGGGATCAAGGGACCGGGTATCACAAAACCCAAAGAGTCCCGGCTCTACGCCGTCTGGGTGCGTGACCTGTACAAAATCGTTTCATTTCTGTGCCGACATTTCCATATCCAGAAAATGTGGGTGCTAACACGATTCAGAGCCACGCTGGGTTTCTACAATGACCAGCTGTAGAGGGTGCCATTCACAACTGTTGTTGCCATGCACAACCTGTACCCCCATCCACGGCAACCTCACTGACATCTGACCTGTTTCAGGGAGTTTGTTGTAGAGTTCAGCAATGAAGGGACAACGtgtgacattttctttgtttacagAGAGCGACCGAGACGATGACTGCAAATTCAAAAAGACAAGTTGCTAAGATTTCCTTAGCGGAAGATTTCTagaacaaggaaaaggaaatagcaCTTACTGAATGAGTATTATGTGAGGATAGGCTAGTTGATTTCCATATTCATGTGTAATGTCTTACAGAGAAGAACTATCAACTATatcatgttttatataaaatcacAGAGCCAGCAAGGGGCAAGAGGCAGGGTTTAAAACAGGATATCTGACTCCAAACCACATACTTACTCTTGCTGTTCACAGGGCCCAGATGTTTTACTTCGCATGTGTTGGTATCATTACTTTTCAGAGCTTCTCTTCTGCCCTGTCCCATTTCCCGCCCCAGAGAGATAAATTACAGTTCTCTGAGGGCAGTGGCCTATCCCCGCCCCCCTTTTTTTGACATGCCTAGACATGGAAACTAGAACAGCACGCTTCCCTTACAGCGGAGGTATAATGAGTCCTTGCGGGTGAACTAATCCACCGAAATGCACTCAAAAGTAAGAAGGCGATCAGATTGAACCCCATGAACCTGTCGTCACTTTCGGCCTGCCAAAGTGGTGATTTCATTTGTCTTTGTATAGCTAGCGTCTTTGGTGAAGCCCTATCTTCATTTCGATTCATATTTGTAAACTGCACAGCTGTGACCGTGCGATGGCCCATCTCTAGCAGTGGGGTTTTCCCCTGTGAATTCCGCAAAACCCCAGGTCAATCCGTGTAGCCCTTAAAGGGGGCTGGCCCCTGCACGCGAGCATGCTGGTTTTCCTGTCACCATCTTGAACATATAATCCAATGAGGGTAGCGGCCCCGAATTCCTAGTGGCTTTGGGTTCAAAAGTCCCATCTTTGAGTGCTCTTGAGAGAGTCACTTAGCTTCTCTGAATGTCACCTCTAAAATGAACCTAAACGTAACTGCTCTGCCTGCTTCCTGGTGTGAAAGGCCAAGGAAGTGGGAGACAAGCAGTCATAAGGACCAAACAGGTGGCCCGTTCTGCCGGTGAGGCTTGAATGTTCCTGGCCTAAAGCACTATAGCAAATGCCGAATGTATTTCTTTACCAAAGTTTGGGCTTTCCGAGGAGCGAGCGTCTGAGCTAAGCAAACACATGAGGAACAAAACCCCAGGACGACTCAGCCCATGTTTGAAGCCAGCCCCTTCTCAGTAGGTCTCCACAGCCAGGGGTATCACTAGTTGGGTATCATGGACGAAACTGATCTGCGCTTGATGTCCTTGAGGTCCGCCGAGAGGTCTGGGCCTTTCAGAACTCTGAAAGGTTCTTCTAAGTCTGGGAGGTAGAGCCTATGGCAGCATGATTCTAGTCCCCAGAGCAGCCATGACCAACATTTCCCATGAAGGAGAGACTGTCTCTTCCCTAATCTATGG comes from the Prionailurus bengalensis isolate Pbe53 chromosome A1, Fcat_Pben_1.1_paternal_pri, whole genome shotgun sequence genome and includes:
- the CBY2 gene encoding protein chibby homolog 2 isoform X1 codes for the protein MMAVQPEGLKCRVEESSAERGTAEPFLRLHNLYPSPRCARQAALPRLSRRVTSQHSYPLNRFSSVPLDPMERPTSQADLELDYNPPRVQLSDEMFVFQDGRWVNENCRLYRELYFSPSSSFHHKLHHKRLAKEYLLQEENKALREENKALREENRTLRKENRILQVFWEERKATLGREESRAASPLLHKDSAALEVAKDAALQMHRLQEDSSLQLLREENRALRQRLEQRKAYWGPAEEKAGPGEESTAVPSAHEELHGPGLLPDQGTGLSSAFEESKGPSPPQDDSKTLRVLRQMVSNLSGSSGDEESKAGPGLADGSQSLELLREMHQALQALREENQNLQVLREENRLLREENRALHALREEHRVFQEENKALWENKTLKLQQKLVIDTVTEVTARMEMLIEELYAFMPAKSKDPKKPSRV
- the CBY2 gene encoding protein chibby homolog 2 isoform X3 — encoded protein: MMSPLECSECFGDQLLHRTYTRHLTLHSRPNFTRKRDTRSESLEIPINVVLPQRGTAEPFLRLHNLYPSPRCARQAALPRLSRRVTSQHSYPLNRFSSVPLDPMERPTSQADLELDYNPPRVQLSDEMFVFQDGRWVNENCRLYRELYFSPSSSFHHKLHHKRLAKEYLLQEENKALREENKALREENRTLRKENRILQVFWEERKATLGREESRAASPLLHKDSAALEVAKDAALQMHRLQEDSSLQLLREENRALRQRLEQRKAYWGPAEEKAGPGEESTAVPSAHEELHGPGLLPDQGTGLSSAFEESKGPSPPQDDSKTLRVLRQMVSNLSGSSGDEESKAGPGLADGSQSLELLREMHQALQALREENQNLQVLREENRLLREENRALHALREEHRVFQEENKALWENKTLKLQQKLVIDTVTEVTARMEMLIEELYAFMPAKSKDPKKPSRV
- the CBY2 gene encoding protein chibby homolog 2 isoform X2 produces the protein MSHVVPSLLNSTTNSLKQRGTAEPFLRLHNLYPSPRCARQAALPRLSRRVTSQHSYPLNRFSSVPLDPMERPTSQADLELDYNPPRVQLSDEMFVFQDGRWVNENCRLYRELYFSPSSSFHHKLHHKRLAKEYLLQEENKALREENKALREENRTLRKENRILQVFWEERKATLGREESRAASPLLHKDSAALEVAKDAALQMHRLQEDSSLQLLREENRALRQRLEQRKAYWGPAEEKAGPGEESTAVPSAHEELHGPGLLPDQGTGLSSAFEESKGPSPPQDDSKTLRVLRQMVSNLSGSSGDEESKAGPGLADGSQSLELLREMHQALQALREENQNLQVLREENRLLREENRALHALREEHRVFQEENKALWENKTLKLQQKLVIDTVTEVTARMEMLIEELYAFMPAKSKDPKKPSRV